One bacterium genomic region harbors:
- a CDS encoding DUF3467 domain-containing protein, translated as ASRQIIKMTEPKKYQKGRHVYTKWGGQVKEVKVMPDQQEKQVQIRIQLDDVMAQGTYANLAFIRHSETEFTMDFIYVQPQEPKAKVRARIISSPGHTKRLLLALQENIKRYEEKFGAIKAAGDPSKKIGF; from the coding sequence AGCTTCGCGTCAGATTATAAAGATGACCGAGCCGAAGAAATATCAGAAAGGTCGCCACGTTTATACTAAGTGGGGAGGACAAGTCAAGGAGGTTAAAGTTATGCCCGACCAACAGGAAAAGCAGGTGCAAATTCGAATCCAATTGGATGATGTTATGGCTCAGGGGACATATGCTAATTTGGCTTTTATAAGGCATAGTGAGACTGAGTTTACAATGGATTTCATTTACGTTCAGCCCCAGGAGCCGAAAGCGAAAGTGAGGGCGAGAATAATCTCAAGTCCTGGCCATACCAAGAGGCTCCTCCTTGCCCTACAAGAGAATATTAAAAGGTATGAAGAGAAATTCGGAGCGATAAAAGCAGCGGGTGATCCGTCTAAAAAAATCGGTTTCTAA